Genomic DNA from Gemmatimonadota bacterium:
TTTGGGCGTCTGAGTGGCCACCACGATGAGGTGGCGAGCGCGGGGACATCCCGGATCGCAGACCCCTGCCATGCGACGCCCAGGTCGATCCCAGAAAGCACCGGGTGGATGCGAACGGTCGACACGGCCCACCACCGCAGCCGCCACCGCTACGGGCCGAACTCTCGCCCTCGATCTCCGTGCATGGGATGGATCTGGACGATCGCGTTCACGATGTCGCTCAGCGTGCGACTCCGTAGCCCCTTGGCGTGCGCGTCCCTGATGATTGAGCGCAGGATGAACGGGTTCTTCAGCGCCTGTTTTTTCTTCATCCCGAACTCATCCCGTCGGTCACTGAGTAGGTCTTCAAAGACCCTCTCCGATATCTCTCGCTTCAGCACGCGTTCGAGATTTCCGTCCAAGGCGGCGTGCGTGTCCCAGACACCCGCAGGCCAATCCTGCTCCTCGGCTTCGACAAGCCGCAGCAGGTGCCTGTTGTCTCCAGGCCTCGCATCGCGACTACCATTGTCGTTGTCCCAGATCACGTAGGTGGGAATACCCAACTCTCGGAACACGACGGTCGGTCGATCCAGGCTCCGCTTGCCGCCACACGGTACGACGCAGATCCCCATCGATTCCATGTCGTGGCCCTCCAGTTCCCCGACGGCGAGTAGCGCCGAGCGATCGCCTTCTCCTTCTACTAGCACGACAACATCCGCGAAGAACCCTTCGTTCATCCACGGCGTCATAAGGACTTGCATACGGGGCCGGAGCGTCTCGGCCGTGTACTTGACTCCCTTCCGATCCGAAATGCTCCAGAGTTCCTCCGCGACCTGTGTCAGGCTTGTGGCGTGAACCATCGTGATCGGCGGTTGCGTCGGTTGGTGACTCCGCTTTCTGAGGAGCCTTATCTGATCGACCCGGTCGAGCCCTACGAAGAGGGGCGCGTGGGTCGTGTAGAGGACTTGAGTCCGTTTTGCGACGCCTGGGATGGAACCCATGGCCAAATCGTACAACACCGACGCCATGTGGCGCTGACGGCTGGGGTGTTGGTACAGCTCGGGTTCTTCGATGGCGAGGACGAGACTGGGAAGATCGTCGCTGCCTGCATCGGACGTGGCCTCCCCCGATTCTCCACTGGCCTTCTCGCTCGGATCAGCAACTTGCGTTGCCACAAGATGCTGCAGCGCCGTAAGAATGAAGGCTCTTTGAAGGCCATGTCCGGCTCGGCCCACCGCCGACTCATACCCGTCCTCCGACAGCTTCACCTGCGCCTGCGGCATCGGAATCTGCGGTCCATCGAGCTGTGACCAGTCCAGAGTGATCCCCGCGTTGGGGGCATACTGACCCAGCGTCGCAGCCAGCTGCGACTCCAAGCCCTGTAGCTCCTCCAGGTTCGAGGAATCGAATAGCGTTACGTACCGAGCCTTTACCTCTGCTTCGAAGCTCATCACGTCGGCTCGTGACGCGAGGGTTCCGCGCACGACCTTGTCCATGAGCTGTGTCATGGACGAGCCTCGTGCCTCCGTGGCATCGGACAGCGCATCACGGACGGCCGGAATGCGAATGAACGTGGTGTGCTTCCCCAGGTATCCCTTCCCACCACCTTTGAAACCAAAGAACTGACCCTCGTCGAGGGCCGGGCTGCACGCCTGCGGATGCCGATTCTCCCAATCTTCGAGCGCGGCCAGGGCATCGTCTCCCCTCGTGACCGGCGGTAGTGATCCGTATTTCTCGGGCTGATCCGCCTGGAGCTTCCTGTACGCGGTCCTAACCGCTAGCAATCCCCCAGCGTTTCGGACGGGAACAAAATCCTTATTTTTCAGACGGGTACCGTGATACTTCCCGTTGTTCCTCCCCTGCTCGCCGGAGAACACTCCCGTGACGGAGAGCGTACCTTTGTCCACGTACGAAGAGAACAGACGAAGCGCGTCGGGCGTGAGGTCCGAGAACGTTACGGTAATGGAAATGTCCTGATCGATGTCGCCGTTGTAGAAGTCGTCACGAGTCGCCATCGCGGATTGGTCATAGAATAGCTCTAGCGCCCGAAGAAACGACGACTTCCCCGTGCCGTTTCGGCCAACTATCGCCGTGAGGCGGTCGCACGATAGTGTGGCATCGCGCAAGGAACGGAAGTTCTTGACCCGTATTTCCCGGATGTTCATGGCGAGGCCTATCTAAGTCGGCGATACGGGTAGGCAGTCCGGATGTGGGCTTGGAAGTATGAACCCTTCGATGGCGCGTCGAGCAGGCCCCGATAGACCGAAACTGGTACATCAGAGTATTGATAGATGCTCCCACCGTGGAATTTCACCTCCAGCGTCCCATCCGATGCGTCGTATCCGACGGAAGAGATGTTGCTCGAAGTAACGTGTTGTCGTTTCATATGTGTCCTTCCCGATCCGTGTCTTTGTGGGTGCTGGTATTGGTGTCACGGAACCTGCCAACTGGTCACGGAGCATCAACACCGGAGGCGCATTGCTTGGAACCACTAAGAACGCACGCGAGGTCATGGCGCTAACGCGGGACCGCATCCCGCGCCCCAACGGCCATCCGCTCCCCCTCGGGAACGCGCTCAGTCACCAGTGATTCGATGTCGGCGTCGGTGATCTGGTCGATGGGCTTGAATAGTAGGGCGGCCATTTCTCGATCGGTGGATGTCGGTAACGTCCG
This window encodes:
- a CDS encoding ATP-dependent endonuclease: MNIREIRVKNFRSLRDATLSCDRLTAIVGRNGTGKSSFLRALELFYDQSAMATRDDFYNGDIDQDISITVTFSDLTPDALRLFSSYVDKGTLSVTGVFSGEQGRNNGKYHGTRLKNKDFVPVRNAGGLLAVRTAYRKLQADQPEKYGSLPPVTRGDDALAALEDWENRHPQACSPALDEGQFFGFKGGGKGYLGKHTTFIRIPAVRDALSDATEARGSSMTQLMDKVVRGTLASRADVMSFEAEVKARYVTLFDSSNLEELQGLESQLAATLGQYAPNAGITLDWSQLDGPQIPMPQAQVKLSEDGYESAVGRAGHGLQRAFILTALQHLVATQVADPSEKASGESGEATSDAGSDDLPSLVLAIEEPELYQHPSRQRHMASVLYDLAMGSIPGVAKRTQVLYTTHAPLFVGLDRVDQIRLLRKRSHQPTQPPITMVHATSLTQVAEELWSISDRKGVKYTAETLRPRMQVLMTPWMNEGFFADVVVLVEGEGDRSALLAVGELEGHDMESMGICVVPCGGKRSLDRPTVVFRELGIPTYVIWDNDNGSRDARPGDNRHLLRLVEAEEQDWPAGVWDTHAALDGNLERVLKREISERVFEDLLSDRRDEFGMKKKQALKNPFILRSIIRDAHAKGLRSRTLSDIVNAIVQIHPMHGDRGREFGP
- a CDS encoding KTSC domain-containing protein, giving the protein MKRQHVTSSNISSVGYDASDGTLEVKFHGGSIYQYSDVPVSVYRGLLDAPSKGSYFQAHIRTAYPYRRLR